In bacterium, one genomic interval encodes:
- a CDS encoding tetratricopeptide repeat protein, translated as MFVSIGLLLAVAIQAAPADDFAQGNTFFQEKDFTKAIEAYTRAAQSGLESAPLYYNLGNAYFKNGDLGHAVLYYLKARRLDPADQDIKGNLEFARSLATVQLEGVQLNPINSLFESIVSPFRLNSLAWLSSIIFILLVVLLIIRFGMGGLHSALKPAIIFVLILLVCSSILTSYKYHHDFVTRWAVVVGEEVNVLSGPVESAGLEFQGEPGLVVRIAGESGDYYDVIFENQRRGWVQKSLLAEV; from the coding sequence ATGTTCGTTTCCATCGGATTGCTGCTGGCCGTTGCGATCCAGGCGGCTCCCGCGGACGACTTTGCCCAAGGGAACACTTTCTTCCAGGAGAAAGACTTCACCAAAGCGATCGAAGCTTACACGCGAGCGGCGCAATCGGGTCTGGAATCAGCTCCTCTATACTACAATCTGGGGAATGCCTATTTCAAGAATGGCGATCTGGGACATGCGGTACTTTACTATCTCAAGGCGAGACGACTGGACCCGGCTGATCAGGATATCAAAGGGAATCTTGAATTCGCCCGGAGCCTGGCGACCGTGCAACTTGAGGGGGTCCAGCTTAATCCGATCAATTCTCTGTTTGAATCGATCGTTTCACCATTTCGCCTGAATAGTCTGGCCTGGCTGTCCTCGATCATCTTTATCCTGCTAGTCGTGCTCCTGATCATTCGATTTGGGATGGGGGGGCTGCATTCGGCATTGAAGCCGGCTATCATCTTTGTTCTGATCCTGCTGGTATGTAGCTCCATCCTTACCTCTTACAAATACCATCACGATTTCGTGACACGTTGGGCGGTGGTGGTCGGGGAAGAGGTGAACGTGCTCTCCGGGCCGGTTGAGTCGGCGGGGCTTGAGTTCCAGGGGGAACCGGGGTTGGTGGTGCGAATCGCGGGTGAATCCGGCGACTATTATGACGTCATCTTCGAAAACCAGCGGCGGGGCTGGGTCCAAAAGAGCTTACTGGCTGAAGTGTAA
- a CDS encoding protein BatD, giving the protein MRLIRFCTLLCLLICSTSVLAVQADLQVQVALHPDTVGLDEQTTLEVTVSGSSQNVPEVEIPSLPSFEIYSQGRSSSVSIVNGQVSASVAYRYLLLPQKPGSFPIQGISVTVNGKKVVGNSVLLVVQNKRQATSPKLEDRAVDGQGGNKDYFLEALIDKKNPYVSEQVTLTLKFYIAVQYYSSPQLDEPATTGFWTEVVGNSAPYFQRINNRNYRVIERKYALFPTQTGELTIGKAAITTTVAARNARRDPFDMFGDLFPQGQQIAVRSEPIKINVKPLPAEGKPEDFTGTVGKFEISASADKTEVELNQPVTVRVKISGVGNIKSVGEPMIAESNDFRVYRAASNENVTKVDDKIGGTKIYEEVFVPKRPGMLQIPALSFNYFDPKTNKYQVLRTQPISLSVVKPEGYVASPDVPFAGPSVTVGTQAQDIRFIKQDPGELKQAGEVILFSPLYLAVNGIPVLVLAGMIFARKRKEMLASNVGLARARGASSQARKRLAKAKSLARPESIREFYGELSLAFMQYVADKLNISPNGLTSDMIAELLRERKANPELIADTLGLLKQCDFARFAPANLSQQDMDAALGKAEAVMVKIEGVRFA; this is encoded by the coding sequence ATGAGGCTGATTCGCTTCTGCACATTGCTCTGTCTCCTGATCTGCTCGACCTCGGTGCTGGCTGTGCAAGCCGACCTGCAGGTGCAAGTGGCCCTGCACCCGGACACGGTTGGTCTCGATGAACAGACAACGCTCGAAGTCACAGTCTCCGGCTCGAGCCAGAATGTGCCGGAAGTCGAAATACCGTCGCTTCCCAGTTTTGAGATTTACTCTCAGGGTAGATCGAGTAGTGTGAGTATTGTCAACGGCCAGGTCTCAGCATCGGTGGCATATCGGTACCTGTTGCTTCCGCAGAAGCCCGGCTCATTCCCGATCCAGGGAATATCGGTGACAGTCAACGGGAAAAAGGTAGTTGGTAACAGTGTGCTGTTGGTGGTGCAAAACAAACGCCAGGCAACATCGCCAAAACTTGAAGACCGTGCCGTCGACGGACAGGGCGGAAACAAAGACTATTTTCTGGAAGCCCTGATCGACAAAAAGAATCCGTATGTGAGCGAGCAGGTGACCCTGACGCTGAAGTTCTATATCGCCGTGCAGTACTACAGCAGTCCACAGTTGGACGAACCGGCGACTACCGGCTTCTGGACCGAAGTAGTGGGGAACAGCGCGCCGTATTTCCAGCGAATCAATAATCGCAACTATCGGGTGATCGAGCGAAAGTATGCGCTTTTCCCGACGCAGACCGGCGAGTTGACGATTGGCAAAGCGGCTATAACGACGACTGTTGCAGCTCGCAATGCGCGGAGAGATCCGTTTGATATGTTTGGCGATCTCTTCCCACAAGGGCAACAGATCGCGGTTCGATCGGAGCCGATCAAGATCAATGTCAAGCCACTTCCAGCCGAAGGAAAGCCGGAAGACTTTACAGGTACGGTAGGGAAATTCGAGATCTCCGCCTCAGCCGACAAAACAGAGGTTGAGCTAAATCAGCCGGTGACAGTTCGAGTCAAAATCAGTGGAGTCGGCAATATCAAATCGGTCGGCGAGCCAATGATCGCGGAGTCAAACGATTTTAGGGTCTATCGTGCCGCCAGCAATGAAAACGTTACAAAGGTTGACGACAAGATCGGGGGGACCAAGATATACGAAGAGGTCTTTGTCCCGAAACGTCCGGGAATGCTCCAGATCCCGGCGCTCAGTTTCAACTATTTCGATCCTAAAACCAACAAGTACCAGGTGCTGAGGACGCAACCGATCTCGCTTTCGGTGGTGAAACCGGAAGGATATGTAGCGTCGCCGGACGTTCCCTTTGCGGGACCATCGGTGACGGTCGGTACTCAGGCACAGGATATCCGGTTTATCAAGCAGGATCCCGGCGAGCTCAAGCAGGCGGGTGAGGTGATTCTGTTCAGTCCGCTTTATCTGGCAGTGAATGGTATTCCGGTATTGGTTCTGGCCGGGATGATCTTCGCGCGGAAGCGGAAGGAGATGCTGGCCTCAAACGTCGGCCTGGCTCGCGCACGCGGAGCATCGTCGCAGGCAAGAAAGCGTCTTGCCAAAGCGAAATCTCTGGCGCGCCCGGAATCGATTCGGGAGTTCTATGGTGAGTTGAGTCTGGCTTTCATGCAGTATGTCGCCGACAAGCTGAATATCTCGCCCAATGGTCTGACCAGCGACATGATCGCGGAACTTCTGCGGGAACGGAAAGCGAACCCAGAGTTGATCGCTGATACTCTTGGGCTACTCAAACAGTGTGACTTTGCCCGATTTGCCCCGGCAAATCTGAGTCAACAGGATATGGACGCAGCGCTTGGCAAAGCCGAAGCTGTCATGGTGAAGATCGAGGGGGTCCGCTTTGCGTAA